The genomic interval AATGGTTTTCCTTTAAAGGCATCGCATGTCCTTTTCCTCACTCTTTTCCTCCGCTTGAATCATTCCAGAGATGTCATCCTCTGACCACAGCAGACTCACCTGCAGGCGCCTCACAGAGGCCCTCGGCGTTCAACGGTGTTGGCTTTGCGCACGCCCTTGATGATGAAGATGGTCCCTGCAATGATGCCCACCAGAGCCACAATCAGGCCCAGGGCACACACTGCATTCTCTGTGGTCTCTGGGAGGGGGGCTGGAGCTTCATACTCTGGGGAAAAATAAGTCAGAGTACATAAGAAATGCATGTGGTAGGGAGCAGCACTTAGCACAAAATATATGATACTtagtcaaaagattttttttttttcatcaattaAATGAGAGGAAGACAGGACAATGTCAGGGAATTATAGACGAGAAGAGCGGAAAGCAGAGCAATGGGAGAAGACCAGAAACCAGAACTGGAGCAGTCGTGAAGCAGATCCTCGGGGTCCCTAAGGACCAGACACACGCATCACAGGAGGAACAATGAAGTAAAGGAGACTGAAGGACGGTACTCACCCCAGTGCTTGAGAAGAGGCTCATTCAAACCCAAGTGCTCCACCTTGCAGTCATAGACATCCTCTGTTGTGGGCAGGAAGGGGAGGTAGTGGAACTTGCGGAAAAGGTGGTCATTCCTGGGCAGGAAGACCGTCTGTGACACTCCATCAGTGACAGGTTTGCCATTTCGAAGCCATGTGACACTGATCACGGGTGGGGAGAacttgtcaatgaagcagatgagTGTGTTGGGCTCTCCCAGTTCCACAGGCTTGTTTGGGAGCAGAGTCACTTCTGGAGGAACTGGGAGACAAGCAACAGAAATTAGCCTTCCCTGCTTAGCCCTGCCCCTCTTCGTCCCATCGAGGCTGACATAGCAGCTAAAACTGTCTTGGGAATATATGCCATGGTCTCAGATACCCAGCTGTTATTCCCTCCCCCATGAAAAGGGAACCGGTACTGGGCATAACATATTCAAGGACCTCATTCCTGGCTCCCCCAGCATGGACTCAGGGCAAAGGCTTTATGACAGACTGTGGTTGCCAAAGACAAGATCTTAGCACATCAAGAAAGGAGAAAACTCCTGAAGTTCTTGGGCTGGTGGCATAAGAATGTGGGGTTTGCATACGACAATAATAGGCCCTGAGGGGAAAGTCTCAGTAACAAAACACAAAGAGCTCAAGCATCTGTTTAAAGCTACAATTCCCAAGTCTAGGAGGACTGGAGCAGAGGTACCATTGGTGTTTGGGGTGTTGTTGGAGCGCTTTATCATGATGTCCAGGTTGGCTTTCATCACAGCCATATTGGCCAGGGCACCCTGAGCCTCAAAGCTGGCAAAATGTCCAAATTCTGGAAGCCGCCACACCGTCTCCTTCTTCCCCATATCCACGTGGAAAATCTCATCACCATCAAAGTCAAACATAAACTCGGCTGATTCCTCAGGTTTCAGATAGAACTCAGCTTGGATGATCACATGATTCtctgaaaagacaagaaaggggGTCAGGGTGGGAACCAGGAGAGGAAGATGGAGAAGAACCCAGGATGTGAGATGCACATATGTGGGCCGGGGTGGTAGAAAGAGAGGGCCATGTGGGAAGGAGTGATGGAGAGTAGGGATAAGTTGGAAGACAAGGCCTGCGTGGAGGACATTCGTGTTGAGCAGAGCTAGGGGTGGAGAAGCAAAGGGACAGTGTGAGGGCTGAAGGAAATGAGGGCTGAAAACCCAGAGTTTCATGAAGCTTTTGTTTGAATCCATGTTACTGACTGAGAAATGATTCCCTCTTTAGAAATCAGTAGCAGCGCTTATAAGAGAAATGTTCCCTCACACTCTTGACTTAGAAATTAAATCTCCTTAAGCCAGAATCCCAGGGCATGTCTCAGAGCACTGCAACTCTAAGAAGAAACACTGTTTAAAAAGTTGTATATGAACTTGGAATGAAATTAAATCGCAAATTCTCATTCAGCCACCTAGTGATCTTGAGTAGATCACTTTATCTACTTGTATGTAGGTTTTCTATTATATTGTactgtggttttgtttctttgctggGTTTGTTTTTAAGATGAAATGAGACTAGTTTTAAGTAATTTCTTAGTATATCATCAGGACTACAGCAAGCACTTTAGCATCAGAAATAGCTTTGTGTTTAAGGACCAGAGCCATGAAATGTATGAATGGAGATGATGGTACCCAAATAATTAAGTGTGAGACCTTGTAGCATTGTAGAGCACTGACTTTTCTGTATCCATACCCACATCCTGCATCCCTCTGAGGGGATGATTATATTTGGATTGACCTCATCACCATTCCCTTATGTCTTAAAGATCTTTAAATTAGACTGTCATTAAGGGACACATTCTATTATGGTTGACAGGGAGAATAATCTGTACTAAAGGAATAGTTGATTTCAAATAAGAAAGCTACAATTGAATAGTATGTTGCCTTTGTGGTGTATGCAAATGAGAGGTGGGTTTTAAACTCCAACTGTACATTGATAAACGTAGGGATTTATTTCGCATTTGCagctataaacacacacacacacacacacattctaactTCCTCTTTTCACTCCAGGGGAAGTTATCTTTTATGGTAGGCATCCTCATATATGGCTCTTTCTGGGCAATAGAAACCTACATCTGTCATCACGAGTCTTTACTTATTTCCAGCCTATCTGCCACCTTGCCACCCTCTTTGGGGGTCACTCCAGGTGAGGaatatttttccataataaacCCACACAATATTTGCTCTGAAGATGGGAGAGAATAACATCAGATTCTTCACTTTTTACTCATTTTTCCACTCTCTGGGAAATATTACTAAGCAATAGTGACCAAAGAGCCCTGTAAGTTCCATTCTAATTGGGGCTGTTACTGTCCCAAGAGGCTGTCCATTAAATGTGACTCATATCAGCATATctgcccttccccctcccttGGGTGGATGGTTGCTTTTTGATGGCTTTCCTTTATAATGGTCTTCAATATAATATTGTGCTCCAAATAGGCTGATGGGATTCATAGGCCAAAAAATAGCTACCAAGGTAAAAATAGCTTAGAACAGGTGCCAAGAAATTctgatattttttctgatttaatcctcacaaaattaCAGGGATGTTTTAACTTTTACTAATTTTCcaggaatgaaaaatgaaagtacagAAAGTTAACTTGTTAATGCCTGTCAGAAAATATCTCCCTGCAAGTTTGGTTTATATCAAAGTCAATAGCATGAATCAGTACACAGCTCAATTTTGCTCCTCTAATTTTAGTTGTACTTCTTGGTTTTACTTACTCCAATTCATGGTGAGGAGAGAACTCTTCCAATTACAATTTATTATAATTCTAGAGTTAGACCCACATAACACCTATCACACTTCTCTTTCATTCTAAAGACTGTCTTGCAAATGTCCACAGTTCATTTCTCCGAAGCTCTCAGAACttatttattcctagttttgaACTCTCTCAGCACTTACCTTTAATAGCCCACGATTCCTGTAGGCCGATCAGGACAGTGATGAAAAGTCCTAATATTGGGACCCTGGTTATGGCCATTTTCTTCTTCGGTGTCTCGATGAGAGTCAGTGTCTTGATGAGAGCTCAAGGTGGATTAGAACAGACAGGAATATGAGAAAAGAGAATGTAGGGTGTCATAGAATCTgactgattaaaaatttaaaatcagttGAGCTGCAGCCAATCAGAAAAATCTTTTGagatgacactgctgctgctaagggaAACACTCTGGCAAAGGGTCCAGGAAAGGAGAAGCTGTGTGctttaaatgaaaaggaacttCTTAATTAACCAAACAAACTcacaaccaaacaaaaagaatgaaaaactgagTTTTCAAGAATAGTGGGCAATCATCCACAGACTCTTCCAACTCAAGCCAAGTTCTAGAAAGGGATCTACCTGAAGCACATTAGTGAGAATAGAATCAATGGGAGTATCCTAAGGTGAGAGTTAATGGCAAATCACGGTTCTGTGCTGTGACAGCTGGGGAATTTATTTAAGGGACAACAGATCATATAAAGACAAGGTACAATGTCAGGCTATGAGGAATGCCTGAATCTTGGCAGTGCCGAGTGACAGAGCTTCACTTAAGATGCCACTTTTTACTTGAGGATTCTCCTCAAGTGTCTTAAACTCCAAGGTGGCCAATTCTGTCCAAGAGCTTGGGATCCTTGGCTCTTTAGTATATAGAGAACATTGGAGGAGAAACTGGGTTCCAACACACCCAAAGCTGGAGAGAGATGGAAAGCTGTACCTTGGAACATAGGTTGTGGTTACTGGAGACAGTAGATAGGAAAGAGAGAGCCTATTCCTAATTCTTATTACTCACATATCACTCGagattggagaagactgttgggCACACATCTATTTTTGAAGACTCAGatagatgaatatatatacaGGGCAGAGCTTATTTTAACTGGAAGATTAAAGATAATAACCTGCAGGAATGCTTTACCATTCTTTCCTCGTGATGAAAGTTCTGATTCAAAGAATTTATTTTGATGCTCACCATTGAGAGTACAGAAAGTTATGTCATGTTGATAGACCttcatgtttttgaaaatatagCAAAGTAGAAAACTTGTTAAACCACCCAGAAAAGGCTGGGATCCAGATACTTCCAAGGAGGAGAGACCTGGCAGTGCCACGGCTCATGAGATGGTGAGTTCACAGCTTAAGATTCAGTACATATACTTAGGGTGGATAGTTCATACTCTTTTCTACACTGTTGAGGCCTTACCCTGCCCTACAACTCTCCTCACAATTCGTAAGAGTCAACACTATACATGGTTGAGTGTAACTAAGAGTTTTGAACATCCTCTGATAGGGACTTCTATATCACTGGGAGGATGCACGAACAGTTCTGCCTTAACATTGTTGAGGACTGTGCTTCCTAAAGATAGTGGAATGAGCCAGATGAGAGTTCTACAGAGTAAGCTGCGCTGCTTATCATGTGGTCTTATACTGCAGGCTCATCATCAACTCTATCCCAACCTCCTGTAATCACACTTAATCAAGAATGACCTTTCCATGCCTTCCCTTTGCTGGCTGGCATAATGGCTTGTTCTTacaagatgctcaataaatgcataGTAAACTCAGAGACTACacatctttgcatttttcatcttATAATAGCACCTTCAACCCAAGTGTTGCCCAGCAACATATGATGTCATTTAGTCCTAAGGCACTGATTGGTTATTCTCCTGAGATTACTAAATAGGGGAGTCTTTAGAACAGACTTTCAGTTCCCTTTCTATGTGATGAGAAAGAAGTTTCTATTTGGACATTAATCACGGTTCCCTGTTTTTTCCTGACCTCTAACTTCCTGTGCGTTTGAGGGAATTTCTGAGGGTACCTGAATGAGGTTGTCTCTGACATTAAAAGGTGAGGAGCTTCTGTACTAGTCAGAATTCATTCAGGAAATAGAAATCCCTGAGGACACCCTACACAGAGTTATTTATCACAATTCTACTCTATTATAGGGAATTATATCTTCAAACTGTTAGGAAGCCTGGGGGAGCTCAGGTCAGTGCAGACCCCTGACTCTGAGAGGGAGGGACCTGTAGTAGCCACTGCTGACATCATGGCTCCTCTAGAACCCAAGAGGAAGGAATGTCTTGGGAACCCAAGGATGCTGCCAAGATTTTCGTCTGTGAACCCTTGTGTCCACTACCTGAGAAACTCAGCCTGTCTGTGCTTCCCGAATCTCACGATACTAAGTTTCACTGGCAGAATGCAGGCCACATTCAGAAGCCGGGGGCCAGGGAGATCCTGGGAGATGcaatattcttaattttattccttACCATATagacaaggggcttcccaggtggctcagtgggaaaagaatctgcctgccaatgcaagagatgctagttcaatccctgggttgggaggatcccctagaaaaggaaatggcaacccactccagtattcttgccaggataattccatggacagaggagcctggtggactacatccatggggttgaaaagaggcggacacgactgaagtgctgAGCCATATGCCCTGTGCCACCCTGGGAAGATGAGAGTCAGAGAGTTTGATCCATTTTCTCTTTACCCCATTTAACATCTGATGTTTCAAAGATCTGAGCTTGTATAGGCTCTCAGGTGTTCGAAATCACTTTTTTGTGTGTAGTTTTTGTAAATAagaagttacacacacacacacacacacacacacacacacacacacatgtcaggGGAGGAGTTGGAAACTTCAGATCCACCTCTCAGAATATCTCCATAGGCTCCACTGCTATGATTTGAGCATCGAGGCCCAGTTTGTTCTTCTCAATTTCTTTGTCTGTTCTAACAGGTGCAGACTGAACCTGGTAATTGAGAGACTGTGAAGAAAAGATTAGTTTGGAAAAAAACCCAGTGAGGCCTGAGAGCTGCTGCCTTCAACAGCTGCCTCCTTGTGCCCAATCAGTGACTGATTCACTCCTTTGGCACCGCTTCCTGTTCCCTCCATATTTTGGCAAATCATTTTCAGCACCATTTCTAATTCCACATGTTGTATTTGCCAATGTGTGGCAAAGTGAAGTGTGAGGAATGACTTCTTAGGCCTGCTGACTGACTGGCTTAGAATGAGGAAGGTggtaaagaaaatgatttttaaaaaagtattttatattcagttttcAAGTCTGAATGTTATGATAAATGAAAGACATTTTCCAAAAAAATGGAGGTCATGACAAGAAGGTGGCTCTTCTTCGCATTAGCACAGCATGGGTAAAGCACAGAGTGAAAGGGAGAAGTGTGTCAGGTGATCACAGTAGAACCAGGGAGACCATGAGTGGAAGAATAGGATCTATCACACAGGTCATTTCAAGACTTAGATAGGATGATACATGAGAAATGTCCCGTGctggaaaatgttttataatgtcAACACCAATGTTTTTTATCAAATCATGAGAGTCTTTTTTGGTGCACTCTTTCTCCCTTAccaattaaaatactttaattttaattgtgATGGTGGTGTAGTCTCTAAggcttctgtgaccccatggactgtagcccaccaggctcctctgtccgtgggattctccaggcaaaaatactggagtgggtcgccatttcctttcccaggggatcttcccaacccagggatagaacccgggtctcctgccttgcaggtggagccttactactgagccactagggaagcccaataagataataaatatcatattaaatattaccattatattttctaccattatttttccaatttattcTGAGGAAACCGAGATTTACAGAAGTCTGGTCTTTCCGTCCATGTTCTCACTTAGAAAGTGGGACGGTAGTTTTGTAAATCACGTCTCTAACTCTGTAGCCCGTAATACGTGGAGTCAAAGATCAAGTCCATTCGAAACACCAAAACCACGCCAACCACAAATGCAAGCCTCAGGTGGGGATGACAGTTGCTTTGTCTTATACACTGTGTTTATTGGTGAATATTTTAAGGGTTCTCAGGAAGCATCGCTTTCCttaccgcccccgccccccccgccccaaccccaaAGCATAGTACAAATGGGCCTATGCTTCCCTCTTGTGGTCAATAGTATTTAATTCTTCacgtcagttttttttttttttttttgacattgagcATTCAGAAGGTCTGTGAACGATccgaaatttttaaaatcaggatgCTTTAACTAATTTTTTCCCTCATGTACATATTCAAAAATTCCAGGTGTGTTTGATCTAATTAGGTTGCTTAAATGATCTGCAATTTAAAAACCTTGAAAGTCTTTCTACACTTAGCATCACAATGTGTTTTTTGGATAACAAAACACAGAATGTGCTTCttttaaataatctgaaaaaaaaagtgatgcttGGTAtagtaaaggaagaaataatggtAAATCATTTTCATTCTTGTGGGTAAAAGTGTAAAACCCTTTCTACTTCTCCAGGACAAGCTTAATTTTAGGCTAATTTCCCAGCTCTTTTCAGGaaaccaaagaaaggaagaatgtcAGCTAAATTTCTAGACAAAATTGACTATGGTAAAAATGATCTCCGCTTGATAAGTTGTATCTTGGCTAGGAGGGATTTCTGATGAACTATAACAATGTGGAAACCCGTAGCATGGACGTCTCTGAATGCAGTGATCCTTGTAATTGGCCATGTGCTTAGCAGGGGTCTGGAAGCGAGGCTCATGAACTTGATACAAGAGGCACTGATTCCAAATGGATGAGGACTCTACTCTAGGGGAGATGCCACTTTCACGGGTGTAAATTCATCTCACACCTAAGCTGCCCCTTGCAGGGGGCAGGTGGGCAGAGACTAGGACCTGGTCTGCATCACAGGTTGTTCCAAGAACTTCTTCCATTGAACAGAATCATCAGATGCTGCCTGCTTGAAATGCTTTGATCCTGTTATCCTTCTGAGTGACTCTGAGAGCTAAATGAGCCTGCATATTTGATCAAAGCTAAGAAGATGCCCTGGTccctcattttattcattttttacacatatatgtgtatgtgagaCATCATCAGTGTTATTAGAGATCCCCCTCTAATAATTGTCTGCTGCTACATTTACACAGATAAAGGGGTTAATAATGCCCCATCTGGCTTTGATCGCTCTCCCCCACTTTTATACAGTAAGACCTCAGCCCTAAATGAGTCTCCTTATCGACACCACTCTGAGATTTATCAAAGTGGCAGAAAGTTTGAGGCAGATAGTTCCCCTACATGTTCATGATTAAGTCCAATAACCAGTGGGCTTAACTTTCACATgacatttaatatttgtatttctttgtgatttctttcaaTCTACATCACATGATAACactatgaaatttttttaaaaaacaattttggaATCACTATTTGAATATCCTTAAGATGCTATTTCTATTCTTTAGAcatatgtatcttttcttttttggcataaAGTCACTCTTGCTGTCTATCAATACtgcttttgaaataaagaaattcTACCACTTCTCTTTGTGAACTGCTTTTCTTCTACCTAATGGATGTCTTAGGTTTTTAACATATGTAGATTGCAGCCAACACATTTCTATCTACTCTGAAAACACTCACAGCAGAGGAAAGCACCTCTTCTTCTGGGGTTAGCCTGTCTGGGATTGTCCTGATGCTCAGTGCCCGGGAAATGTAACATCATCACAGCCTCCTCCCTAGTACAGAGCTGAGACTTTCCTTAGCTCGCTTTCTAGAACCCCCATAGGAAGGATAGGCAAAGGGCCCTCCATCCCTCACATGGATTGATGCTCACCCGGACTCTGCAGAtatccctgggattctgggaTAAGTGTTGGGGAATACAGTGAACTGGAAGTCTCCTATGAGTGAGATAAGAATTAGCATCATCAAAGCTTTAGGTGTGTGAAGTCCATGATCTGGAAAACCTAGTCTTGGGTAGGAGCTTTGATCACCCTTGGGGTGGGTCCCCGACAGTGACCCTGCATGAACGGTGGAAGCACGTTCCATCCGTATCTACTTGCACTGGGCCACGCATGGTCATGCTCCAGTGTACTCACTCTGCATCATTAAGCCACCAGGCACTGGATGACGTTGTCCCCACGTGTCCCCTCATCAGGCTGGTTTCAGTGGCACTCTCACTGCACTTGGGTAGAACTTCCGTCAAGCTTCTGTGAAACTGATGTCACATGTGGGGAAATAACACAACATATTCAGCTGCAGCGTGGGCTGTTCAGCCCTGGGTGAAGCAGCAACGGAACTGCTGATAATGGTCAGCAGCCAGAGACCCATACTTGCATATGCTTAGCCTTGTAGGCTTGTCTGGAGGCCAAGAGAAAAAACCAAGAGCGATGATCAGACCCTTAATTACACTGCACAAGGAACCGGAGCTTCTGCTTTATACTGGTTCCCACTCAGAGAAGGTGGAAGGATACCGTTTTGAGCAGGAAAGCCCGTGCAGTGCTGGACAGGGAGATAAGGGTGGAGGGGAGCTGTATGGCTGCCAATGACCCCCATACCCACTCAGCCTGTTCAGACTCCATATCTGAAATCACAAAAATGGTCTCACCAAAGGTCCAGTACACAGCACAGAAGATCCTGGAGAAAAAGTGGGGGCCCTAgaaatatgcttttctttttttcttttatgaaaggtCTGTTTTGTGAAACATACATTGTTGTGAGTTGCTCTGAGAGAGAGGCCTGGTTCTTTGGATCATATTCAAGTTCTGGAGGCATCTCTCACCCTTGATAGTCTGACTACATGCTCAGCAGGCCTTAAGGTGATGGCTCTGGGAAGTTGGAGCAAGTTTGGTGCAGAAGTCAGGGTCCATAAACCCATAAACTTGTCTCTCAGATTGGCTCTGATGCGCTGGGTTCAGGCCAGGGCTGCAGGGGGCTCTGGTACTTTCCTGACAACATTCTTTTTTGCCATTCCTCTTCTCTGTTTAGATTTGTTGCCCCTCCGTCCCTACCAGTCTTACTCTTCCCTAGGGAAAACTGCGCAAGGGACATGTGagtctatttatttaaaattacatgcAATAGGAAAGACAGTCCAGGAAACAGGCCAGGTGTCCATTACAAGTGACAGgtggaaaaaataaagtacagccTCACCACGCAGTGCAGTGAAGCTGTTAAAAGTAATCATGaggctgcagggggtgggggggtggcgggggacAAGCAGAGAGGCCCTAGAATAAGGGACTTTTGGCCTGGGATTTGCAGGTACCAGTAACTGGAGCAACAGAAGCTATAACTGAAAGGCAGAAGCTGAAATTAGTTCCCAGAAGAAATAATGTCACTGGACCCTAGAGCCAAACACACAGCTTTCCATGGAGAGCTGTCTAATTGCACCAACCGTTTCTGgatttcccctccctcttctcctctgttGAGGTAGCTGTTTCTTCATGATAAAAAGATAAGAATAGTTTCTCACACCTTATTTATCAgggtcagaggaaaaaaaaaaatctaaccatCTGAGCAGCTGTAGACAGTGTTCTCCCCACATGGACATGATCCTCCTTGGTGATGTTTCCTGCTTTTATATCTTCTGATTATATCAGCTACACACCAGTCATCATGGACCAGAAATTAATTTCAAGCTGATTTTATTTAGGCAAGAAGTGAGGACTGTGGGACTGCTGAGTTCTTCCGAGAGCTGGTCACCTCCATCAGGGGATTATGGTTATCGTGCTGCTCACAGGGCCTGGTCAGCAGAGAACACTGTCAGAAAGTGACTGGTTACAACATGAGAGTGGCTCTAACGTCCTCCACAGTGGCCAGCAAGAGAAAGACAGCGCTGAATATGCCTCACTCCAAAAATCTAGGTGAGGGCCAAAAGGGCACGTACGTTTGTGAATTTAGCTATACTTTATATTAAGATATATAAAGGTATTTATCCATTCAATGGTTAGCAAATGTTTTGCTCTTATGAATAATGTTATTATGAACTTACAGCAGTATTGTTAGGTGTGTATTTAAGAGTAGAATGCAGAATTATAATGCATGTACATATTTTCAATGTTACTATGTAATTTTGACTCTGAAATGACTGTAACAACTTATACTCCTATCAGTTGTATATTGGCAGAAACATTGTTCCACACCCTTGCTTATGACTGCtatgttttaacatttttattagtttttcagGGTGTTTTGGTTTGCATTCCTCTGATTAGTACTGAGGAGATTGAATGACTTCTcctatttacatataatttagaTGTGTCTGTAGAATGTTTCTTCTTGCCTTTGCCACTTTGTTTTTCTTGCACATTATAAATTTTACAATTGTCTATTTCTACAGAGCAAACCCGCTAGGAGCATTGATGAGGATCGTGTTGAAGAGAATTGGTGTTTCAACAACACCCCAAAACCAAGCATCTTCTATCTCTCCATGTATTTGAGATTTCACTAGTCTCTGGCATCAGATAGGcgtcaaaatcactgcagatggtgattgcagccatgaaattaaaagacacttactccttggaaggaaagttatgaccaacctacacagcatattaaaaagcagagacattactttgtcaacaaaggtccgtctagtcaaggctatggtttttccagtggtcatgtatggatatgagagttggactgtgaagaaagctgagcgtcgaagaattgatgcttttgaactgtggtgttggagaagactcttgagagtcccttggactgcaaagagatccaaccagtccatcctaaaggagatcagtcctaggtgttcattggaaggactgatgttgaagctgaaactccaatactttggccacctgatgtgaagagttgattaattggaaaagaccctgctgctgggaaagactgacggcaagaggagaaggggacgacagaggatgagatggttggatgacatcaccgactcagtggacgtgggtTCAGGtggactcttggagttggtgatggacagggaggcctggcgtgctgcggttcatgggaacacaaagagtcagacatgactgagcaagtgaactgaactgaactggcatcaGAACTTTGTAGTTTTCCCTGTTGAGACATCATATATATTTTGGTTAAACTCATAactattttatgcttttattgcTATCggaattacttttaaattttatatgcagTGTTCTTCTGCTAGCATAGCAGATCacaattgttttttctttttatattgccATCATTAAACtcattttagacattttaataactttcttagggttttctatgaagGTGTATAAAATGCTTCCCAGGTTGCAATGTTCATTATTTgtcaaaaagagtctgaaatgaggACTTccttagcagtccagtggttaagactccatacttatACTTCAGCATCAaaccagatttgatccctggttggggaactaagatcctgcatgccatgtggcatggccaaaaataaataaaaataaaaactgatgcaAAAAAATCCATGCTGaacataaaatcaaaataaaaaagtctgaAATTATGTGAAATCTGCTTGGCTCATATTAATTTGTaaagtaatattattttaaacataaagcctgattgattttaaaaattgaagaatatTTGAAAGATAGCTTTGGATACCCAACTTTATGTTAAATTACAGTCAGATATAGTCAATTAAATATCTTGGACATGATCGTGGAACTAGTCAACAACTGTGTCCCTGTTCCGGTTTAAATCATTTTCATGGCCTTCAGGGTGTAGGTTTCCTTTCTCTGCCAATATCTAGAATACTCTTCATTCTCACATGTGTCCACAAGTAGATATTTCCCTGGTATTGAAAGCTCCATGTGCCTATTAGACGCTCAGCCTCCACCAACTCCTGCACTGGTGGCTCACAGCACCCAGTGAAGTATGAATCGTtccatcagtttttatttcatgaaGCATCTTCTCCATAAAAGATTTTCCTAACTCCCTCATACACTGGACTACCATAATTTagtgcctgtgttctcttcttttAAAGCTGTAAATGGCCTTGAGAGCtggatttata from Bos indicus isolate NIAB-ARS_2022 breed Sahiwal x Tharparkar chromosome 23, NIAB-ARS_B.indTharparkar_mat_pri_1.0, whole genome shotgun sequence carries:
- the LOC109577042 gene encoding mamu class II histocompatibility antigen, DR alpha chain; translation: MAITRVPILGLFITVLIGLQESWAIKENHVIIQAEFYLKPEESAEFMFDFDGDEIFHVDMGKKETVWRLPEFGHFASFEAQGALANMAVMKANLDIMIKRSNNTPNTNVPPEVTLLPNKPVELGEPNTLICFIDKFSPPVISVTWLRNGKPVTDGVSQTVFLPRNDHLFRKFHYLPFLPTTEDVYDCKVEHLGLNEPLLKHWEYEAPAPLPETTENAVCALGLIVALVGIIAGTIFIIKGVRKANTVERRGPL